From Methanomassiliicoccales archaeon, a single genomic window includes:
- a CDS encoding 50S ribosomal protein L30, translated as MAYAIIRVRGHGDVRADIEDTMQLLNLTRPNHCVIVPENDSTRGMLYKTKDYVTWGEVDENMLAKMIKFRGRLEGDKPIDDVSVKEHSKYTSIIALARALKKGETALSKLDGFKPVLRLSPPRKGYGKVKRSFQVGGAVGYRGKEINELIERML; from the coding sequence ATGGCATATGCTATCATCCGGGTCCGCGGCCACGGGGACGTGCGCGCGGACATAGAGGACACCATGCAACTGCTCAACCTCACCCGCCCGAACCACTGCGTCATCGTGCCGGAGAACGACTCCACCCGGGGCATGCTCTACAAGACCAAGGACTACGTGACCTGGGGCGAAGTGGACGAGAACATGCTGGCAAAGATGATCAAGTTCCGCGGTCGACTGGAGGGCGACAAGCCCATCGACGACGTCTCGGTCAAGGAGCACTCCAAATACACCTCGATAATCGCCCTGGCACGGGCGCTTAAGAAGGGCGAGACCGCCCTTTCCAAGCTGGACGGCTTCAAACCAGTGCTCAGGTTGAGCCCTCCGCGCAAGGGATACGGCAAGGTCAAGCGCTCCTTCCAGGTGGGCGGAGCGGTGGGCTATCGTGGCAAGGAGATAAACGAGCTCATTGAGCGAATGTTATAA
- a CDS encoding 30S ribosomal protein S5, with amino-acid sequence MDWTPKTRLGKMVLNGEITTMRQALATKLPLREAEIVDILLPDLKDEVIDVNIVQRMTDSGRRVKFRITCAVGNGDGFVGIGRAKGKEVGPSIRKGIDNAKLHIIEIKRGCGSWECGCGTPHSLPMEVMGKAGSVEVYLKPAPRGISLAVGDVAKSILVLAGVKDSWGFAKGHTKTTVNYAIATFEALKATSAIRVTEAQAQRLKIVSGPVSVHVAQQRVEVVKADEAPAKEG; translated from the coding sequence ATGGATTGGACCCCTAAGACCAGGCTGGGCAAGATGGTGCTCAACGGAGAGATAACCACCATGCGTCAGGCCCTGGCGACCAAGCTGCCCCTCAGGGAGGCGGAGATCGTGGACATCCTGCTGCCGGACCTGAAGGACGAAGTGATCGATGTCAACATCGTTCAGCGCATGACCGATTCCGGCCGGAGGGTCAAGTTCCGCATCACCTGCGCCGTCGGCAACGGGGACGGGTTCGTGGGCATCGGTCGGGCCAAGGGAAAGGAAGTTGGCCCATCGATACGGAAGGGTATAGACAACGCCAAGCTGCACATCATCGAGATCAAGCGTGGATGCGGCTCGTGGGAATGCGGATGCGGCACCCCGCACTCGTTGCCAATGGAAGTGATGGGCAAGGCCGGGAGCGTGGAGGTCTACCTGAAGCCAGCGCCCCGCGGCATATCTCTTGCCGTCGGCGACGTGGCCAAGAGCATCCTGGTGCTCGCTGGAGTGAAGGATTCCTGGGGATTCGCCAAGGGTCACACCAAGACCACGGTGAACTACGCCATCGCTACCTTCGAGGCACTGAAGGCCACCTCAGCGATTCGGGTCACAGAGGCTCAGGCCCAGCGCCTGAAGATCGTCTCCGGACCGGTGAGCGTGCACGTGGCTCAGCAGAGGGTAGAGGTCGTTAAGGCCGATGAAGCTCCCGCTAAGGAGGGATGA
- a CDS encoding 50S ribosomal protein L18, with protein MASGPRYKVAFRRRREGRTDYRQRARLLRARIARAVVRTSSRHTSVQLVQYDAQGDRVLASAHSRELIGLGWNKSTGNLPAAYLTGYLAGMKAKAKGVDEAVLDIGLKEPVKGAACFAVLKGLLDAGVKVPHGEEVIPSEDRIKGKHIGPEMEKLIEEVKNKMEVE; from the coding sequence ATGGCAAGCGGACCACGTTACAAAGTGGCCTTCCGCCGCCGGCGGGAAGGCAGAACCGACTACAGACAGAGAGCCAGATTGCTCCGGGCCAGGATTGCCCGGGCAGTGGTGCGCACCTCTTCTAGGCACACTAGCGTGCAGCTTGTGCAGTACGACGCCCAAGGAGACCGGGTGCTGGCATCGGCCCACTCCCGCGAACTCATCGGGCTTGGCTGGAACAAGTCCACCGGCAATCTACCGGCCGCGTACCTCACCGGGTACCTGGCAGGCATGAAGGCCAAGGCGAAGGGAGTGGATGAGGCGGTGCTGGACATAGGGCTCAAGGAGCCAGTGAAAGGCGCGGCTTGCTTCGCGGTACTCAAAGGCCTGCTGGACGCGGGCGTGAAGGTCCCACATGGAGAGGAGGTCATCCCCTCTGAGGACCGGATCAAGGGCAAGCACATCGGCCCGGAGATGGAGAAGCTCATAGAGGAAGTCAAGAACAAGATGGAGGTCGAGTGA
- a CDS encoding 50S ribosomal protein L19e, which yields MDLKNQKRMASEILGCGKSRVWIDPNRAEDVEDAITRADIRTAIESGTIRALPKQGVSRGRTRYKLDQRSKGRRRGPGSRKGTSGARKPTKRNWIQTIRPIRQELRQLRDDGRITRSVYRSFYMKAKGGQFKNRKNLLSHLQTEGLLKEVK from the coding sequence ATGGACCTGAAGAACCAGAAGCGAATGGCATCCGAGATCCTCGGTTGCGGAAAGAGCCGGGTCTGGATAGACCCGAACCGCGCGGAGGACGTGGAGGATGCCATCACTCGAGCGGATATACGCACCGCCATCGAGTCCGGGACCATACGCGCACTCCCCAAGCAGGGCGTATCCCGTGGAAGGACCAGATACAAGCTGGACCAGAGAAGCAAGGGGAGAAGGCGCGGACCGGGCAGCAGGAAGGGCACTTCCGGCGCGCGCAAACCGACCAAGAGGAATTGGATACAGACCATCCGCCCCATCAGGCAGGAGCTTCGGCAGCTGCGGGACGACGGCAGGATAACTCGCTCCGTCTACCGCAGCTTCTACATGAAGGCCAAGGGCGGGCAGTTCAAGAACAGGAAGAACCTGCTCTCGCATCTTCAGACCGAAGGTCTGCTGAAGGAGGTCAAGTAA
- a CDS encoding 50S ribosomal protein L32e, whose product MSPAKKDIKDIADLPYYKDEHGEVLKGMGIETLEQLYEALSDEERFQEIVEQKKLKGIGQKHANHWIEVIEESLGTEAEAEGPSEETKKTEAPAPKARKKKKEVEEEPKTEIEEPTAEVVPEGGYVTKLKPELDDRTKDLLTKRQEIDSRRPAFRRQEWFRFQRLGEKWRKPRGIHSKMRRHYGYRPPVVSIGYRGPKEVRDYHPSGFREVMVHNAAQLEKVDPKKEAVRVGGTVGYKKRLVIEKRADELGIRILNRTG is encoded by the coding sequence ATGAGCCCGGCCAAGAAGGATATCAAGGACATCGCTGACCTGCCCTACTACAAGGACGAGCACGGAGAGGTGCTCAAGGGCATGGGCATCGAGACCCTGGAACAGCTGTACGAAGCGCTGAGCGACGAGGAACGCTTCCAGGAGATCGTTGAGCAGAAGAAGCTCAAGGGCATCGGCCAGAAGCATGCCAACCATTGGATAGAGGTCATCGAAGAATCCCTGGGTACCGAGGCAGAGGCCGAGGGGCCCAGCGAGGAAACGAAGAAGACCGAGGCCCCCGCCCCCAAGGCCAGAAAGAAGAAGAAGGAAGTGGAAGAGGAGCCGAAGACGGAGATCGAGGAGCCGACGGCTGAGGTCGTGCCAGAAGGAGGCTACGTCACCAAGCTGAAGCCGGAGCTCGATGACCGGACCAAGGACCTCCTAACCAAGCGTCAAGAGATCGATTCTCGCCGCCCAGCGTTCCGGAGGCAGGAATGGTTCCGATTCCAGCGCCTGGGCGAGAAATGGAGGAAGCCAAGGGGCATCCACTCCAAGATGCGCCGCCACTACGGCTATCGCCCGCCCGTCGTCAGCATCGGCTACCGCGGCCCGAAGGAGGTACGCGACTACCACCCCTCTGGTTTCCGCGAGGTGATGGTGCACAACGCGGCCCAGTTGGAGAAGGTGGACCCGAAGAAGGAGGCGGTGCGCGTGGGCGGCACCGTAGGCTATAAGAAGAGGCTCGTCATCGAGAAGCGCGCTGACGAGCTGGGCATCAGGATACTCAACCGGACGGGATAG
- a CDS encoding 50S ribosomal protein L6 encodes MTISGIIEEKVEIPKGVTVQIDGAAVTVKGKVGELKRSFVHPKVKIGVKEGNVVVSAQYPRVKDKATVGTFASHIQNMIDGVQGGFEYHMKIVYSHFPMKATVKGDKFVIENFLGEKAPRHADILRQTKVTVKGNEVVLHSIELEAVSQSAANIERACKIRGFDPRVFQDGIYIVEKARKVKA; translated from the coding sequence ATGACCATAAGCGGAATCATCGAAGAGAAGGTGGAGATCCCCAAGGGCGTGACCGTCCAGATCGACGGCGCCGCCGTCACTGTCAAAGGCAAGGTCGGCGAGCTCAAGCGGAGCTTCGTCCACCCCAAGGTGAAGATCGGCGTGAAGGAAGGCAATGTAGTGGTCAGCGCCCAGTACCCCCGGGTGAAGGACAAAGCCACGGTGGGCACGTTCGCGTCCCACATCCAGAACATGATCGACGGCGTGCAGGGAGGTTTCGAGTACCACATGAAGATCGTGTACTCCCACTTCCCCATGAAGGCCACTGTGAAAGGTGATAAGTTCGTCATCGAGAACTTCCTGGGCGAGAAGGCCCCCAGGCACGCGGACATCTTGCGCCAGACCAAGGTCACGGTGAAGGGCAACGAGGTCGTCCTCCATTCCATAGAGCTGGAGGCCGTGTCCCAGAGCGCCGCCAACATCGAGCGCGCCTGCAAGATCAGAGGCTTCGACCCGCGGGTGTTCCAGGACGGCATCTACATCGTGGAGAAAGCAAGGAAGGTGAAGGCATGA
- a CDS encoding 30S ribosomal protein S8, giving the protein MQSDPLNDAMSTIKNASTVGKSECVIRPSSKLIGRVLKVMQESGYITQFEFVEDGKAGVFKVMLQGQINNCGVIKPRYSVKKTDLEKFEARYLPAQDFGVIILTTTAGVISHAKAKELGVGGKLLAYVY; this is encoded by the coding sequence ATGCAAAGCGATCCCCTAAACGACGCGATGTCAACCATCAAGAACGCATCGACGGTCGGCAAGTCGGAGTGCGTCATCCGGCCCTCCTCCAAGCTCATCGGGCGTGTGCTCAAGGTGATGCAGGAGTCGGGCTATATCACGCAGTTCGAGTTCGTGGAGGACGGCAAGGCGGGCGTGTTCAAGGTCATGCTGCAGGGACAGATCAACAACTGCGGCGTCATCAAGCCCCGCTACTCCGTGAAGAAGACGGACCTGGAGAAGTTCGAGGCGCGCTATCTGCCCGCCCAAGACTTCGGCGTCATCATCCTCACGACCACCGCAGGTGTCATTAGCCACGCTAAGGCGAAGGAGCTGGGAGTGGGAGGCAAACTCCTGGCATACGTGTACTGA
- a CDS encoding 30S ribosomal protein S14, with product MKPKKQFGRSKGCTRCGRKRGIVRRYGMHLCRQCFREIAPQIGFKKYS from the coding sequence GTGAAGCCAAAGAAGCAGTTCGGCCGCTCAAAGGGCTGCACGCGCTGCGGTAGGAAGAGGGGCATCGTGAGGAGGTACGGCATGCATCTATGCCGCCAGTGCTTCCGGGAGATCGCTCCGCAGATTGGATTCAAGAAGTATTCGTGA
- a CDS encoding 50S ribosomal protein L5 translates to MSEIMRQPRIHKVVVNIGVGDAGERLEKAQKVLQMLTKHKPLVTHAKITNRDLGVREGMPIGCKVTLRGKEAEDFLRRALFTRENKIASYSFDPEGNLSFGVPDYTEFDGMRYDPEIGIFGMDVNVVIARPGYRVTRRRVLKRSLPKEHRMTRTEAVKFMRDRFNAEVME, encoded by the coding sequence ATGAGCGAGATCATGAGACAGCCACGGATCCACAAGGTGGTCGTGAACATCGGAGTGGGCGATGCGGGCGAGCGCCTGGAGAAGGCGCAGAAGGTCCTGCAGATGCTCACCAAGCACAAACCCCTGGTCACCCACGCCAAGATCACCAATCGGGACCTGGGCGTAAGGGAAGGCATGCCCATCGGCTGCAAGGTCACCTTGCGCGGAAAGGAGGCGGAGGATTTCCTCCGTCGGGCGCTGTTCACCAGGGAGAACAAGATCGCAAGCTACTCGTTCGACCCCGAGGGCAACCTGTCCTTCGGAGTCCCGGACTACACCGAGTTCGACGGCATGAGGTACGACCCGGAGATTGGCATCTTCGGCATGGACGTCAACGTGGTCATCGCCCGCCCTGGCTACAGGGTGACGAGGCGCAGGGTGCTCAAGCGCAGTCTGCCCAAGGAGCACAGGATGACCCGTACGGAGGCCGTCAAGTTCATGCGCGACCGTTTCAACGCAGAGGTGATGGAGTGA
- a CDS encoding 30S ribosomal protein S4e: MSNDMKRMTAPRSWPVAKKTSTWIAKPRAGPHGLQDGMPIALVLREVLGVADTAREAKRILGDRQVKVDGRVVTDYNFPVGLMDVVSLPKVDQHYRMVMDRNGKFRLMKLTEGKQTWKLCRIEGKTTVSGGKTQLNLHDGRNLLVGKDSYKVGDVLKIEVPSQKILDTYKLAKGSTVMITGGSNVGDLAVIEEYVVKRTTAPNVIRFKDGRSTVKHNVFVVGNKGPEVELPEASAL, from the coding sequence ATGAGCAACGACATGAAGCGGATGACCGCTCCCCGGAGCTGGCCAGTGGCGAAGAAGACGAGCACCTGGATAGCGAAGCCCCGTGCCGGCCCTCATGGGCTGCAAGACGGCATGCCCATCGCCTTGGTGTTGCGCGAGGTCCTGGGCGTGGCGGACACGGCCCGGGAAGCGAAACGCATCCTTGGCGACAGACAGGTGAAGGTGGACGGGCGCGTGGTCACGGACTACAACTTCCCCGTGGGCCTGATGGACGTGGTGTCACTGCCCAAGGTGGACCAGCACTACCGCATGGTCATGGACCGAAATGGCAAGTTCCGACTGATGAAGCTGACAGAGGGCAAGCAAACCTGGAAGCTGTGCCGCATCGAGGGGAAGACCACCGTTTCCGGTGGCAAGACGCAGCTGAACCTGCACGACGGCCGCAACCTGCTGGTGGGCAAGGACAGCTACAAGGTCGGGGACGTGCTCAAGATCGAGGTCCCCAGCCAGAAGATCCTGGACACCTACAAGTTGGCCAAGGGCAGCACGGTCATGATCACCGGCGGCTCGAACGTCGGCGACCTGGCGGTCATCGAGGAGTACGTGGTGAAGCGCACCACCGCGCCTAACGTGATCAGGTTCAAGGACGGACGATCGACGGTGAAGCACAACGTCTTCGTGGTAGGCAACAAAGGACCTGAAGTGGAGCTTCCGGAGGCGAGCGCGCTATGA
- the rplX gene encoding 50S ribosomal protein L24, with amino-acid sequence MKSKQARKQRKAQYNAPVHIRRKMVASHLSEALMKQYGRRSTLVIHGDMVRVMRGDEGVLGIEGKVTKVNTKTGRLIIEGITMPKADNTQKARPVHASNVIITKLELKDPRRKAKLQHTQEVSQ; translated from the coding sequence ATGAAGAGCAAGCAAGCAAGGAAGCAGCGCAAGGCGCAGTACAATGCCCCGGTGCACATCCGCCGGAAGATGGTCGCCTCCCACCTGAGCGAGGCGCTGATGAAACAGTACGGGCGCCGCTCGACACTGGTCATCCATGGCGACATGGTTCGCGTCATGCGGGGGGATGAGGGCGTGTTGGGCATAGAGGGCAAGGTCACCAAGGTCAACACCAAGACCGGACGGCTGATCATCGAAGGCATCACCATGCCCAAGGCGGACAACACGCAGAAAGCCCGCCCCGTGCACGCCTCGAACGTTATAATCACCAAGCTGGAACTCAAAGACCCGCGAAGGAAGGCAAAGCTCCAGCATACTCAGGAGGTCTCGCAATGA
- a CDS encoding 50S ribosomal protein L14: MKGIAGNQTRGIMTGTMLDVIDNSGAKTISVIAVPGYHGVTRRQPSAAVGDIIVASVKKGTPEMRRQVVRAIIVRQRRPFRRPDGTMVAFEDNAAVITTEEGETKGTDIKGPVAREAAERWPRIAATASMIV; this comes from the coding sequence ATGAAGGGCATCGCAGGCAATCAGACCCGCGGCATCATGACCGGCACCATGCTGGATGTCATAGACAACAGCGGGGCCAAGACCATCAGCGTCATCGCCGTGCCGGGATACCATGGTGTCACCCGGAGACAGCCTTCGGCCGCGGTGGGCGACATCATCGTCGCCTCCGTGAAGAAGGGTACTCCGGAGATGCGCAGGCAAGTGGTTCGCGCCATCATCGTCAGGCAGAGAAGGCCTTTCCGACGCCCGGATGGCACGATGGTCGCGTTCGAGGACAATGCCGCGGTCATCACCACCGAGGAAGGAGAGACCAAGGGAACGGACATCAAAGGGCCGGTGGCCCGTGAGGCGGCAGAGCGCTGGCCTCGCATCGCCGCCACCGCGTCCATGATCGTGTGA
- a CDS encoding 30S ribosomal protein S17, whose protein sequence is MKSEVKDIGIDVKAPQTVCTDMHCPFHGKLSVRGQMIDGVVVSDKMKNTAVVERNYLNYDSKYERYVKKTSRYSAHCPPCLGVKVGDAVRLAECRPLSKTVSFVIIEKR, encoded by the coding sequence ATGAAGAGCGAGGTCAAGGACATCGGGATCGACGTCAAGGCTCCCCAGACCGTCTGCACCGACATGCACTGCCCATTCCATGGCAAGCTGTCCGTGCGCGGTCAGATGATCGACGGCGTCGTCGTCTCGGACAAGATGAAGAACACCGCCGTGGTGGAGCGCAATTACCTGAACTACGACTCCAAGTACGAGCGTTACGTGAAGAAGACCAGCCGATACTCGGCGCACTGCCCCCCCTGCCTGGGAGTGAAGGTAGGCGACGCAGTGAGATTGGCGGAATGCCGCCCGCTGAGCAAGACGGTCTCCTTCGTCATAATCGAGAAGAGGTGA
- a CDS encoding ribonuclease P protein subunit — MKKSEFMRKEFVGLEVEVSSSRHPAYLEIRGIVVGETKNTFQIDTAGREVTVPKPGNEFRFTYEGEKIAVQGSEIQHRPEDRIKKIR; from the coding sequence ATGAAGAAGAGTGAGTTCATGAGGAAAGAGTTCGTCGGCCTGGAGGTTGAGGTATCCTCATCCCGCCACCCTGCGTATCTGGAGATACGAGGGATAGTGGTAGGCGAGACCAAGAACACGTTCCAGATCGACACGGCCGGCCGAGAGGTCACCGTCCCCAAACCGGGGAACGAATTCCGTTTCACATACGAGGGCGAGAAGATCGCGGTCCAAGGCTCTGAGATTCAGCACCGACCAGAGGACCGAATCAAGAAGATAAGGTGA
- the yciH gene encoding stress response translation initiation inhibitor YciH gives MAEICSVCGLPKELCMCEEIAREQQTVKISTDSRRYGKVVTIVSGIDSNDIDIDDLARKLKTRCAAGGTAKDGKIELQGEHKKKVQQALEEMGFKTEVR, from the coding sequence ATGGCTGAGATTTGCTCCGTATGTGGACTGCCCAAAGAGCTGTGCATGTGCGAGGAGATCGCCCGCGAGCAGCAGACCGTGAAGATCAGCACCGACAGCCGGCGCTATGGGAAGGTGGTGACGATCGTCAGTGGTATCGACTCCAACGACATCGACATCGACGACCTGGCGCGCAAGCTGAAGACCAGGTGCGCTGCCGGCGGCACCGCGAAAGATGGCAAGATCGAACTCCAGGGCGAACACAAGAAGAAAGTGCAGCAGGCCCTGGAAGAGATGGGCTTCAAAACCGAAGTCAGATGA
- the rpmC gene encoding 50S ribosomal protein L29: MALLRTKEIRTMNAESRQAKLSELRAELMHERGTAAMGGAPANPGRIRALRTNIARILTVQREEEK, from the coding sequence ATGGCGCTTCTCAGGACCAAGGAGATCAGGACGATGAACGCGGAAAGTCGCCAAGCGAAACTGAGCGAGCTCCGCGCTGAACTGATGCACGAGAGAGGAACGGCGGCGATGGGCGGTGCGCCCGCCAACCCGGGTAGGATTCGCGCTTTGAGAACGAACATTGCCCGAATCTTGACCGTCCAGAGGGAGGAAGAGAAGTAA
- a CDS encoding 30S ribosomal protein S3 produces the protein MANERKFITENIRRVLLKEYLMKAVDRAGFGGVEVQRTPMGTRVTLIVERPGIVIGRKGAAIKSLTNAIEKDFKFDNPQVEVQEVDNPNLNAQIMAEKLAFALERGWHFRRAGHSTVRRVMDSGARGCHVVVAGKLTGERHRTEKFKEGYIKFCGEPKLKFIRKGFAVAKLKPGVIGVKVEIMAPDAHLPDEVDIISLEDAAKLMPEMADRIFAKEEAIVVTESPKAEDAPAEGDQPAQPSSEQKETPQDQEQKEGAN, from the coding sequence ATGGCCAATGAAAGGAAATTCATCACCGAGAACATCCGCCGGGTGTTGCTGAAGGAATACCTGATGAAGGCGGTGGACCGCGCCGGTTTCGGCGGGGTCGAGGTACAGCGCACGCCCATGGGTACAAGGGTCACGCTCATAGTCGAGCGACCGGGCATAGTCATCGGGCGGAAGGGCGCCGCGATCAAATCGCTCACCAACGCCATCGAGAAGGACTTCAAGTTCGACAACCCCCAGGTGGAGGTGCAGGAGGTCGACAACCCCAATCTCAATGCCCAGATCATGGCGGAGAAACTGGCTTTCGCGCTCGAGCGAGGCTGGCATTTCCGACGGGCGGGGCACAGCACTGTGCGCCGGGTCATGGACTCCGGGGCCAGGGGTTGCCACGTGGTCGTCGCCGGCAAGCTGACCGGCGAACGCCACCGCACGGAGAAGTTCAAAGAAGGCTACATCAAGTTCTGCGGCGAGCCGAAGCTGAAGTTCATCCGCAAGGGATTCGCCGTGGCCAAGCTGAAGCCCGGCGTCATTGGGGTCAAAGTGGAGATCATGGCACCTGATGCCCACCTGCCGGACGAGGTGGATATCATTTCGCTGGAGGACGCGGCCAAGCTCATGCCCGAGATGGCCGATCGCATCTTCGCCAAGGAGGAGGCCATCGTGGTCACAGAATCCCCCAAGGCGGAGGATGCGCCTGCGGAAGGAGACCAACCGGCCCAGCCGAGCTCCGAGCAGAAGGAAACGCCCCAGGATCAAGAGCAAAAGGAAGGTGCGAACTGA
- a CDS encoding 50S ribosomal protein L22: MVGYTQQTDPDTTARAIGKELPISPKFSREICRMLRGKNVAVAITMLEEVEALKRPVPILRFKVGVAHKRGVGPGRFPQKAAKAIRQVLESARANAEYKGLDADNMRLRVVAAHLGRTIPGQMPRAYGRSTQWNQQTVNIEVILEEVK, translated from the coding sequence ATGGTCGGATACACCCAACAAACGGACCCGGACACCACCGCACGAGCCATCGGCAAGGAGCTTCCCATCTCTCCCAAGTTCTCGAGGGAGATCTGCCGCATGCTGCGGGGAAAGAACGTGGCCGTGGCCATCACCATGCTGGAGGAGGTCGAGGCCCTGAAGAGGCCGGTCCCCATCCTTCGGTTCAAGGTGGGCGTGGCGCACAAGCGCGGGGTCGGCCCGGGCAGGTTCCCGCAGAAGGCCGCCAAGGCCATCCGGCAGGTCCTGGAGAGCGCCCGCGCCAACGCCGAGTACAAAGGCTTGGACGCGGACAACATGCGCCTGAGGGTGGTCGCTGCGCATCTGGGCCGGACCATCCCCGGACAGATGCCAAGGGCTTACGGCCGCAGCACCCAGTGGAACCAGCAGACCGTGAACATCGAGGTTATACTAGAAGAGGTGAAGTGA
- a CDS encoding 30S ribosomal protein S19: MAEEKPLAGTKSSRRKQRKKKGAFQGRRRKEFTYRGFTMEELLEMPFDDVLGLMPSRVRRTFTRGLNEEQKVTFDKIVSGEIDVVRTHRRDIPIMPNFVGKKVAVHNGKEFKEIEIKPEMIGHYLGEFAMTRKSVRHSGPGVGATRSSKFLPLK; encoded by the coding sequence ATGGCAGAGGAGAAACCGTTGGCGGGCACGAAGTCCTCCCGCAGGAAGCAAAGAAAGAAGAAGGGGGCGTTCCAGGGGCGCCGCAGGAAGGAATTCACCTACCGCGGCTTTACCATGGAAGAGCTCTTGGAGATGCCATTCGACGATGTCTTGGGCCTCATGCCCTCGCGCGTCCGCCGCACTTTCACCCGCGGATTGAACGAGGAGCAGAAGGTCACTTTCGACAAGATAGTGTCCGGTGAGATAGACGTTGTTCGAACGCATCGCCGCGACATCCCTATCATGCCCAATTTCGTGGGCAAGAAGGTGGCTGTGCACAACGGAAAGGAGTTCAAGGAGATCGAGATCAAACCGGAGATGATCGGGCACTACCTGGGCGAGTTCGCCATGACCCGCAAGTCCGTGAGGCACAGCGGACCGGGTGTCGGTGCGACCAGATCGTCCAAGTTCCTGCCGCTGAAGTGA
- a CDS encoding 50S ribosomal protein L2, producing MGKHLRQQRRGCGGSVYRSPSHRHLGKARHPEGASLTGRVTDIVHAPGRLGPMAEVEFNGKTQLMLAAEGMMVGQEVLTGPNVPFTAGNVLPLAALPEGTLVHNIEARPGDGGRYVRTSGSSATVVSRGDKVVMLMPSGMFKTFDPRCRASIGTVAGGGHTEKPFGKAGNKFHAYSSRSKAYFKVKGVAMNPVNHPHGGGSHPHVGKPSTVSRNAPPGRKVGRLSPQKKKKEK from the coding sequence ATGGGAAAACATCTCAGACAGCAGAGAAGGGGATGCGGTGGATCGGTCTACCGGTCGCCCAGCCACAGGCATTTGGGAAAGGCCAGGCACCCGGAGGGCGCGAGCCTGACCGGTCGCGTGACGGATATCGTGCACGCTCCAGGAAGGCTCGGACCCATGGCCGAGGTGGAATTCAACGGCAAGACCCAATTGATGTTGGCCGCCGAAGGAATGATGGTGGGGCAAGAGGTCCTCACGGGACCGAACGTACCCTTCACCGCTGGCAATGTGCTGCCCTTGGCGGCGCTGCCGGAAGGCACGTTGGTGCACAACATAGAGGCCAGGCCGGGGGACGGCGGGCGCTACGTGCGCACCTCTGGGTCCTCGGCCACGGTCGTCTCCCGGGGTGACAAGGTCGTGATGCTCATGCCCTCGGGAATGTTCAAGACCTTCGACCCCCGCTGTCGCGCCTCCATCGGCACCGTAGCCGGTGGCGGCCACACGGAGAAACCGTTCGGTAAGGCGGGCAACAAGTTCCACGCATACAGTTCGAGAAGCAAAGCGTACTTCAAGGTGAAGGGAGTGGCCATGAACCCGGTCAACCACCCGCACGGTGGCGGCTCTCATCCACATGTTGGCAAACCGAGCACGGTCAGCCGCAACGCTCCCCCTGGAAGGAAGGTGGGCAGGCTTTCCCCCCAGAAGAAGAAGAAGGAGAAGTGA
- the rplW gene encoding 50S ribosomal protein L23, translating to MVKLEDVLLHPYVTEKTMNHMTGTPTQDFKDGNKLEFIVKKNATKADVKAAFEKQFEVKVAKVWVKIGKEGKHAIIKLAEGYSAEDIGMRVGVF from the coding sequence ATGGTGAAACTAGAAGATGTCCTGTTGCACCCGTACGTGACGGAGAAGACCATGAACCATATGACCGGCACGCCCACCCAGGACTTCAAGGACGGCAACAAATTGGAGTTCATTGTCAAGAAGAACGCCACGAAGGCGGACGTGAAGGCTGCCTTCGAGAAGCAGTTCGAGGTCAAGGTGGCCAAGGTGTGGGTCAAGATCGGCAAGGAAGGAAAGCACGCGATCATCAAGCTCGCGGAAGGTTACTCGGCCGAGGACATCGGCATGAGGGTCGGGGTGTTCTGA